The nucleotide sequence TAAAGCACTACATGCATTCATCTCAGCATACAGACCCAATTCCTTAATTTCAGACAAAGCTGTTCTAAAGATTTGGTTATGTATTTCTGACATTTGTTGCTTCCCTAAGCTGCTCTGAGAGGTATTTGACTTTTGAATGAATCTATACCACTGATGCCAGAAGAATCTTTTCTActaaagaaaatgctgtttgcaTCAAAGTCTATTTCATTTCTGGAAAACAGCCATGTTGCAAAATAGCCTGACATAACTGAGAAAGCAActtcttttgggaaaaaaaaaaaaaaaaaaagagacagctTGTTTTTCAGCTGTAGCCAGGACAGCATTAAAGCAATGTCTTCTtgatgcagagaaaaacacttcTCTTGTCATTCCAGAGCCTGTATTTTCCAGACAATACACACCAATTTCATTCACCATAACATCTATCGTTCTTCCCTGagctctttttctcttttcagaggtTGTCTCCCCACTACAGCTCTTCAGTTGCTGATTTTTGTTTATCCTAATATGTAGATTCAGACAAGTGTTGCTTATGGTTTCGCTGTTGTAATAACCTGTTAGCATATGGTAATTATTTCTGCCCTTTACAGGATTTATAGCAAAGTGTATGAACTCCAAACAACACAGCTTAACCTTTTAAAATCTTGCAAGGACTTGTGCCTTTAGCTCCAGAGACTTAAAAATTACTCCTCCTGGGGTGACTAATTTCACACAGGCATTAAAGAGCTTCCTTGCAGCCTGAGAGATGTAAAGCAAACCCTCACTAGTTCCCCAGAAAGTTCCCCAGAAAGCTCTGGGGAGAAGGAGTGCTGCTTTCACCTGGTGTGGTAAGCCAGCACCCCATCAGCTTTCCTGTTCTTTTGGTACCAAGAGTGTTGAAAAGCTAAAATGTGAACTGAATGAACCACATTGCTCATGCTGGCCTCAATAACGCAGCAAACTGACTTTTCTGAAATGAGTGTACATGAGAAGGGAACTGCATCCCCTTGTGTCACCATTTCACAGCTTGTCTTCTTGGATTTGCTAACATGAAGTGGGAATAAACTCTCTGACAGCATAAATTGTCTCCTGATGGTGACCACAGCTCTTTGAAAAGGCTGATGAACTCAAGGGCTAGGAGAGGGCTGGGTGGGtgtaagtattaaaaaaaaaaaaaaaaaaaaaggagtgtcCAGGCAGATCCAGAGGCCAGAGATGCCTGATAAGACACATATGATCCATGAGGGGCTGTGTTGATTGTGTTTGTCAGATTTCTCCTGTTTGCAGCTGCAAAGATAAGGTCCTGACTCACTAAGCTGAGAGAAACTTTTCAAAGATATTTAAATGATGTTTGGGCAGGGCTATTACCCTACTAGGTCCTCATTGCATCCCATGATTCTCCTATGCCTCACAGAGAGACATAGTTTTTGAAGTCACCGTCCAATCTTTCCCGATAAAGCTGGTGTGGTTCCAAGGCACTCAGAGAAGGTGGGCATATCTCATTCACCCATGGCTCATCTCATTCACCCAAGGTCAGGCTGATGTGGCAACTTAGCACAAGGAGGTGCTTGGTCAGGTGTCTAAAGAAGGCAGTAGATAAGGAAGAAAACTAATTGCCATCACAGACCAATCTGAACCATATCATTTTAAACAACCTCAGGCTGTACAGATTAGGTGTAATACTCTCAGTGGGAGGGGAACAAAGCAGGATTTCTTAACCCTGTTCCAAACTCCAATTGCTTGCTTCTCTATCAGGGAGACCAAGGCACAACTCTCACCTACAGATCTTATTTTGCAGAGGGCAGTCCTGTGTCTCAGGGCAGTCTCCCTCATCCTAGGGCTGAGCAGCCACAGGAGAAGCCTGGAGGAGAAATGTGCTCCCTGCCTTcgtttcttccttctcttccttctccagcaCCCATTGTCTTTCACTGCAGGAAGACATTCCAGTCCATCTGCAGGCACTCTGGGACTCAGCAATAGGGATGTGTGTGATAAAGGGCTGTGTGAGGAAGCACTGGTACTCTCACTGCTCTCTTCCATACCCTGCCAGAACAACCCTGTTGTGCTGTCTTCTCCACTCTTGTCCTACTatgatcctccccaaaatctcaGTCCATCAGAGATGTGCGCATCACTACAAATAATCAACTActcagggcagcacaggggggAAAATGCCTTTAAAGGGAGTGTTCAGATTATATACAcatctatatatctatctagATATATCCTGCATTGCCTGCAGGTTGTGGGGAGGCTCTAGCTGGATGGCTATGGGGACCTCATCCAGCTTTGGATCTTAATGAATCCCCTTCTTTCTGATGGCAGGGAGAACATAAAACCAAACATGACCAAAGTCCTGCAAAAATGTCTGTGATGCCATAGCAGAGGACAACTGGAATCAGATGTCACTCAGAGCATCAGCAAGTTGCCTCTGGGGCCAGGAAGAGACTATTGTCACCCTAGAGGACAAGTGACCTCCCATGCCCTGAGATCATCTTCTGTCTTGGTATTTCCCTGCTCCAGAACTCAGAGCCTGATCCCAATCAGAGAAGGGCAACCCGATGTGGGGATGctctgcagtgacacagccTATTATTTGCTGGGCCAGCATCTTCTCACATTCTTAACATCAAACCCATGTCCAGACAAGTCCAGGGAAGTCTTCCAAGGGAAGAGTTTTCTTCCACATATCAGAAGACATAAagattcatttttttcccctcttggcTGTTCTCTGAACAGCAGAGGTCTCCTGTTAGAACTGCTTAAGTGTGCTTCACCTAACTTGTTTACTCTCATCGCAAAGACCTCAGACAGTGGTGCCACTTCCAGTCTTTTCtgttctctgcctgcagcccacAGTATATTAGTCTCCAGAggtctgactttttttttttttaatctctaacCCAATTATATAATACAGAGAACAGAGTGAAATATAACAATCTGCAGTAGACATGATCTTGTGGTCTCTCCTAGCTTTGAACTCTAGGAAGCTGCAGGgttgttaatttttgttttaaacaaggAATGAGTAATGATAAagacagataaataaataaataagaaaagctCACAGGAGGCAATAAATAAATGGTGTGTTTAACATGGCAGGCAGTGATGGGGCCTCATTGCATTTCTGCCCCAATGCTATGGTGAAAAAGGGGGTCTAGAGGTCTGAGTCACTCATCCTGCACAGGGCACCACACTTAATATTTGCTCTTGGATTTTGAATTGCCATGCAGCAGCTCTAAATGGGGATGCTTACTGGCTTgctatttctgttttccaatacatgtactttattttttaagtgtcACTTTGAACATCCTTTAAACAATACCCTGAAATTCAAAAATCAGAGGTAAAAATATCTTATTCTGTCTGctatttcttccctgctgtctCTTTGACAATCTTTTCAGCAAGGGAAAATAAGGGAGCAACATCACTGAAGGCAGAGCCATCAGCTCACACTCACCAGGCAGACACAACAGTGCTGCCTCATGCTCTCTCAAAGGTAAGGTGACTCTTTGCAAGTGAAGGTAACTTTACAATATTTTGAGAGTCTTACCAGGCACTTTACAAGAGGTTGACTGCTTCTCCAGGTCTCTGTCTTCATTTCTGGATTCAGAAGAGTGAATAGCTTTGTCCTGCTTCTCTTTGCTTGCAGTAGTGTTTGGGACAGTTATGCTTTGCAATACTGGCTTTTTAGGCAATGGAGGTTTGCTACTAAGCTGTTCAGAGGACTTTGCTTTGGGTTTGATCTTTTCACTTAAAGAATCACCAGTATTTGTATTGTCTCTCTTTCTGATCTCTGCCTTATCACCTCTTAGAAAGGAATTCAATCCctcattttctaaattaaattctGCACTGTATCTTTTAATCCCTTTTGATTCTGGTGGTGAATTGTCTCCATAGTTCAAGGACAGTGAGGTGGATCTAAGTTTCACTTGAAAAGGACTTTTATCTTTACAACGTGGCTGATTCTGAGATACCACTGAAGAACTGCTTGGCATTGGTACTGCATCAACAGCTCGGGAAACATAACCGGCCAAAATTTCTGTAGGCTGGCCTGTGTTCTCAGAGTAGGACTCTGGCAGCAAAGTCTcctttttgcttctgcttttttcctcaTCCATATCTGATCCCTTCTGGAAGTCATCTTGCCACTTCTCATTTCTTGAGGAGACCTTTGCTTTGGACAGGAAGAATCCAGTATTTAATGGGGTTTCCAAGTCTGATTTTTCTGGGAAATACAGGCTTCTGGTGCTTGGTCTCTCCCAtgcagaggaaacagaaaactttTTGAAGGCATTGAGTTCATTGActgctttttcagctttcttccCCAACCGTTCCTCCTTGTGGACCAGTGACTGGCTGTTCTCCTTATCAGAAGCAGCTGCCTCCTGTGcagtctttattttctctagAGAGCAGAAAGTAGATGATGCCATCTGCATTGAGGAAGCAGGATGTGAAACATGGAATGAGTCTGTGGGCTGGGAAGAACCCATGAAAACCTCTTGGCTGGACTGTGACAATAGAGTAAACTCTTTGTCTGCCCCTTTATTGCAGGGCATTTCCACAGATACCTGATCATCCTTCTGTTTAACTTCTTCTGACCTTCCCAAGCAAACAATACTATTCTTActaattgaaatattttcttcagaaggTAATTTATTTAATGGTAACACAGTAGGCAGATCCTTGTTTTCTTGATTTACAATATTTGACACATCCCCAGACAATAAAACAAGTGTTTCTGAGGAATCTTCTTGTTTTTGTACTTCTCTGTCTGAACTGCAATAGGAATAAGTTGCAGAGTCTCTGCCTTCTGACAGCAATGAGGGCTCAGACTCCTCACATGTCATTTCCAGTGTTGGTTGGCAGTCCTCCGGCTTATTCTCTGGTAGCAGGGTTTCCTGTCCAACAGCAGACTCAGAAGCAGGCTGAGTCATCACAGGTCTCAAAGCAGGGGGGAGGTCCTCAGGCATTCTGGGTTTTGGCCAGGAAGCCAAATTCTGagttgcagctgtgctgcatgGCAGTTCTTGATTGCTGGGCTTGAATACAGCATcatcctcttcttcttcctctgggGTACAGCTCAAATCAGTCAGAGATTCAGACTGGGTCTTCTgtaaaagaaattcagaaagcaCCGTCATCATGTACagcttccctttttttcttattcatcTTTACATTTACAGCTGAGATCATAGAGAGAAAGGCAATACTTAAGCCTCCAGTGCTGAACTTGCAGTTTTCTTAACCTACAGACTGGATGCTTTTTTAATTAAGCAGATCCTGGAATAATGCGTTTAACCAATATAAAAGCAATGTGTGACATTTCCTTATGCACAACTAGTGCTTTCATGGCTTTGTAGATGGGAAGTCTATCAGAACAATGGCCATTGGACTGTCCTTGGCTATTGATTCTCCAGGGCATACTGCCTATGTTGTGCTGCTCTTAGTCAAAAAGCAAcacttgaaagagaaaaatgtctcTTTGTGTTTTGCTACTCCATAgtagcattaaaaataaaacaacccatTCTTCCTGAAGCATGACTCTGAAGAGGAAAGGGTACAAAGAAGCAAGAGCAAAAGCCTAACAAATCCATCTGGTTATGACACTCCATTCCAGCTGAGTATCTGCCCCATCTGCCCCATATGGCAGTCTTATGTCTAATTCCACTGTCATACAGCATTACAGCCTTGCCTCCTTTGTgtaaaaatcttctttttcctttcaataaTTAAACTATTTGATAAAAGCTTATAAATTCATGTTTAGTTAAAAAGTTGGCAAATTCATATGTAGTTATCTGTGAAGTCTTGCGATTAAACTTGATATGAGGACTGGCTAAATACACAGGATTATTTGAAAGCACAGTACTGAGCTGCTGAATATGCCTTTTCATATGGTGCCTGTATTAGCTCACTGTTTCACCATAGTTTGTTGGGTAAATATATACTTTGGATGTAGGCCCTAATTCTAAGAACACAAAGACTGCACTTAAAGGATATTTTAGGGTGCCTACGACTTATTGTTTTGCATAtgcaattacaaaaaaaaaaaaaaaagttgcaatgCCACCTGCATTCACAATCCATATCCACAAGAACATAAAAGCAGAAGATACCAGTCAGCCAGAACCAAGGTGTGCAGGCAGAATTGggcaaggaaatattaaaaattgtattatcAAAACATGTGAACATTCTCCATGGGAATCCAGAAGGGCTCAGTCAGCTGGCAGTTTATAGGCAGTCTGGACAAAGCAATCATATTTTAGTAACAATGTTAGAATGGAAGAGAAGGATTGATCGGTGAATTActgctttgtgtgtttttctaAATAACTGGCCTCATCAttgtgctgctcacagcagtgccCTACTGAGCTAAAAGGTCACTCACAGATTTGGAGAAATACAGAATATCAGCTAGTAATATTTTGAGACAGAGGGAATAATATTTCTGGTAATAAGCAAGCCAAATTGATGGTTTTATGGTAtttaaaacattgaaaaaacCCATGAACAATAAAGTAAAATACTAcagtaaaagctgaaaacttTAGTGCTAAAAGAgaggaacaaaagaaagaaagaaagaaagaagaaaaactaagCTATGGCTTCACAAAGTATGACAAAGGATCAGATAAATTGTGTTTAGAAGAAtagtttagaaaaaaagattttttttcaatactaTACACTTTTTAATagccttttaaaaatagtatgcactttcatttttattgtgggttcattttttctttttctgtttaagaCTTACTTTAAATCTCTGTAGGGCATGTAAAGGATTTACaggttttggggcaggaagAGGTCTGAATTTATAACAGCCTAAATGTATAGAATTTGGCTCAAATTAATAGGCCAAAACTTACTCTTTCTGtactttttgaaaatataagACAAATTATATTTTGGAAGTTAAAACAGTTCCCCCATGTGTAGTCTCCCAAAGACTCAAGATTTTACAGGATATTCCAGATTAGGAAAAGTACACAAGTTCATCATAACGCTTAAAAACCTCATTTAAGTAGGAAATGCAGCAGTCAGTTAAACTTCTGCATCACAAACAGGATACTACATTGAATTGCACAGTGAATTTACGAAGAAATTGTTGCATAAACCACTGCATCAAAAGCTAGCAGGTAACTTTGTAATATTTAATCTGTTTCTAGTGTCTACTTCAGATACTTGTCAGATAACAGCTATTAAAACCCAATGAAATATCCATGCAGCAAACTGACTTTATCATGTTTGAGTTTGAAGTGCAAAGTCCAGTAAGAACTTTCTAGGCTTGTGTCAAAAGTGACATTGTTTATTTTCACATGTACCTGAGAAAATTTTCTCATTCTACTGGATCTCTGGTACCGGGGTTTTATTAAAAGCTTGTGTTTAGCAGCAGAATTATCcaggaaagcagaaagctcaggtgGAGTGTCAAAATTGGCTGTAGGGGAGATGGTACTGTCAGATGATGTCCGGGGAGACTCAGTATTGGTACTTCCATGCCTAGTGAACAGCTGACCATCTGTAGAGCAAGATCTAGATGAAGAACTCAGtgtaatctaaaaaaaaaaaaaataaaaaatccccaaatggagaattaaacaaagaaacaaagacacaaaaataaCAATTCTACAAATAAGTAGCCATATTTATTACCATTTTAAGtttgcctctttttctttttgatatttctttaaaatacattgcATTTCCTAATGTTGCATGTGATCTACTGGTGTTAGCAATTCTGCATTTTTAGCTGCTTGAATATTATGACATACTGTCCAGTGGGAAGGAGCAAATCCCATCTAACTGAAGATCTAAAGCACACAAATACAAGGCCGGCATGTTTTAGACAACAGATTTATGAAGAGCACTCAGTTACAGAACTTAAGGGCGATTTTCCTTTCTGGGTCTGTCCTCCAGCATCTTTGTCTGGGCTCCTACCCACAGTTGTTTTGTGCTGAGCATCTTTAGCTTCCTATATGTCAACAGGCCCCTTCCAACTCTTCAATACCCTCCCAAAGACAAAAGAACTAAGAATTACTGGCATTGACACTTAAGTGAGCTTGTGTTTTTACCTCATGTATTTATATCTGCATTTACTGGAAATGTAAAGTTTCATTAGTAGACTATTCTGGGGAAGGAAATGATGGATAATTCCTACTAGAGGCCAATAACCCATTCAGAAAGAAGCTCCTGAATGCTGCAAGGGGTGTCATACTTTCACAAAGCTGGAATTCAACTTGCCTGTGAGCTTCACCAAAAACTACCATAGTTCCAGGGATGATGCAAAAATAGCACTggaaaatttattaaaaattactcaaaaaatGAATCATTTACTCTAAAAGAAATCCTTTCTCTCAGATTGAGTTTTGCAAATAGgcaaaataatatttccaaACTATCTGCCACACCATCAACATGACCTGCAAACTCCTGACAGCACTCCCTTTGTAGGCTTGAAATTCTGGTACACTTCTTTGGAGATTTCCTCCTTTGTCACACTTTCTTCTGTGGGCATTCTTCtttcttattctttcttttcttctggaagTGGCATTTTACTAAGGAGGTTAGATGggagaagggcagggcaggttggtgttcattttattttgagagGGAAAAAGCATCAGCATTTTCTGCAAGTAGAATTCTGCAATATGCACTGCAACCCAAAGATACTCTAGAGTGTAGTGTAGGGAGGGCCTGCTACAGCTTGCTCCATGGCCAGGGGAAAACTGATTTTAGCAGAGGCTGGATTCACCTTCTAATCATACTTTCTACTTAAGAAAAAGCAGGTAACTCAGACATGCTGAATAATGGATGCTCTCATTAATTTTAACTCTACAATATCTGCAGTCTAGTAGTCAGACATGACTAATGTACAACAAATGACAGGTGGTTGCATTATACATTAGTACCTAACAGTGAATACACTGACATTTCAGCTCCATGATGAAGACACAGCACATGTTCTCTTTCAAAGCACGTTATTATTTGCCTGCCTTTCTTCtggctcctgcttttcctcGAGAACTTTCCATGTCTTCTCCTTGGCAGTGCTCAGTGTTGGCCATTACAGCAGAAAATCCAAAATCTGGTTTCTTTCTTAAATTTCAGCAACCTTAGTGAATGCCAGCACTGAGCCAGCTGTAGAAGTTGTTTGTCCCACAAAGTCTGGCTTTGACAAAGCCtactggagaaggaaagagcTGGCAGACCCATTTCTCCAAATCTCATGTGCACATGGCTCAGTCATCCTTCAGCTGCTCATGCTGAGTGGCACAAGATGGGAGGCCAGGAGGAAACCCCATCCCCAAAGCCCAGACAGGAAGACTTTCTTCAGTCCAGAAAAGCTGCCAAGACACAGCAAGGTGTCACTGCTGCCCAAAACCTCAGGACTGGGTTGTGCAAAATTCCTCAGCCCTGTGAACTGGTCTCCTCTGACTTCCAGAAGCAGGGCTAATTTCTCCGAAATGCCAGGTAGTAGATCCTgtggtttgggatggagctACATTCTGGCTGCACTCTCAAACTGGCATGAGATGAAGAGAATGCTGAGCTAAATGATAGGGCAAGTGGAAGTGTGTAGTCACTGCCACGACTCAGAAGTCAGCAAGTGAGTCACAAAGTAATGTTAATGGAACAACAGGGAGACATAAATCCTCTCTTAGCAAACATGCATCTGGACTGGGCACAATTACAGTGAGCCCATAACAGCGTTCAAGAAATACCTCATGagttctgttgtttttattttaaaaaatattaatattgcaCTGCATATAAGCAGTTTTTTCAAACAGCTTCATGTGGAATCTAAGAAGTAAGGCCAGAAATCtttgctgagccctgctgcagctggtcctgaaatacattttgcatAATTACCGAGAAATGGTCAGCGCAAGACTAGTTTCTCGATTTAATTTCTGCAATTTCCCTCCACCCCTCCTCCTATTTCTAGAAAATGATCTTCTCTCTACCCCCTGTGCTGTTTCCACGATGACTCCAGCTGTGGACAGCTAAAAGGGACTCTTCAGAGCTTTTCAAAACAGCCCTTTAATCAGCCAGAATGGCTGGCTGCTGATTGAAGAAAGCCATCCATGTGCCTATACTTGATCTCTGAAAAACATCACTTCAGCAAAATTCATAGCCAGAATCCGACCGAAGGCTGAACTCAGACTCTAAgcagcaatgtcagccactaTCATCAGGCAAACATTTTGTGTCAGTGTAAAGTAACTTTGCAATTAAAGCAGGGTCTGGGCAGATTTCAGAGGATCTAGAGCTTGTTCCCATCTCTTCAATAAGCTTTCTCCTTTATCCTATGCATGTAACTCAAGTAGCCTTTACTGCAATTTCCgatctttaaaaaaacagacaCTGCTTCACTGTCTGAATCTGGTTGGTTGTTCCTAAATTGCTTGGGGATTAAATCATGTCTATTAGGTTTGCTAAATGATATGAGCTTTTCTAGAGACATTAATTATTATCAATGGATGATTATTTTGCATCAGAATTATGTTGATAAATAATAATAGTTTTTTATGTTAGATAGACAGACATTAAAACAGCAAACAGGCAGGCAATTACATGAATAcaaagttgggttttttgcaGCAAACAGGcaacaaaataatgttttttatattacttttaaaaacgACTATGGGTAATTACTTGTCCCTTAATAGATTTGGCAGAAGTTACCTGTTCTTCTTCttcactgcctgttccagctAAACTCAAAGAGCTAAGGCGCTTGTGAGAGTCAGAGAACTGTGGGATGGAATGAGGAAAAGATTCAGTAAAAGATGACAAACAAGGCAGATATAATTCCAGAAACCATC is from Cinclus cinclus chromosome 2, bCinCin1.1, whole genome shotgun sequence and encodes:
- the CRACDL gene encoding CRACD-like protein, translated to MSSSRIMDPKMREAEGDGEDNSGKKKSKFKSFKKFFGKKKRKEMSSSVSSSLKLCQSTSDVAASHDTRISYDSEDELETHKGIMGSRALSHDSIFILETGQEPARPVRVFSQENVSDRIRALQLKLQPTMKLGPPPPFGLHAKRTEDAGTSSEDDGLPRSPPEMSLLHESLNSGIRTRFSDSHKRLSSLSLAGTGSEEEEQITLSSSSRSCSTDGQLFTRHGSTNTESPRTSSDSTISPTANFDTPPELSAFLDNSAAKHKLLIKPRYQRSSRMRKFSQKTQSESLTDLSCTPEEEEEDDAVFKPSNQELPCSTAATQNLASWPKPRMPEDLPPALRPVMTQPASESAVGQETLLPENKPEDCQPTLEMTCEESEPSLLSEGRDSATYSYCSSDREVQKQEDSSETLVLLSGDVSNIVNQENKDLPTVLPLNKLPSEENISISKNSIVCLGRSEEVKQKDDQVSVEMPCNKGADKEFTLLSQSSQEVFMGSSQPTDSFHVSHPASSMQMASSTFCSLEKIKTAQEAAASDKENSQSLVHKEERLGKKAEKAVNELNAFKKFSVSSAWERPSTRSLYFPEKSDLETPLNTGFFLSKAKVSSRNEKWQDDFQKGSDMDEEKSRSKKETLLPESYSENTGQPTEILAGYVSRAVDAVPMPSSSSVVSQNQPRCKDKSPFQVKLRSTSLSLNYGDNSPPESKGIKRYSAEFNLENEGLNSFLRGDKAEIRKRDNTNTGDSLSEKIKPKAKSSEQLSSKPPLPKKPVLQSITVPNTTASKEKQDKAIHSSESRNEDRDLEKQSTSCKVPEKSVPSPVAARDAGRDPDTSTEPAWISIARQKQRGMHQEKELDREKLVAPDKSNTEKQNKGKEQTEGPVKQQWGKPSHLAPKTTSEEQRRDMKPEAKTLLRRNSLSHYVPVVPSPALVDKEEISHLKKASNAAPDQPSWMELAKKKSQAWSDMPQIIK